GAGAATAGACGTGGAGCTCAACACCACAGGTACGTACTTCATTACATTCGTGTTCATGCAGCATCTTCACGTTCACGGTTTGAATTTTGTCTGAAAGGTTCAACCATTTCGGTAAGCATTAGATGTCGTATATGTTCTGCAATCATCTGTTCATGTGGCCTGTTTTTATTGTAGTGAAGCTGTGGTACTCGAGTGTTGCCCCCACCCCTCGTCCCCTCACGTACAACCTTCCTCAATGTCCAGGAGGCTCTTCCCCTTGATTGCTCTAAAACGGAGCCTCGAGGATATCGGTTACCTGGCTGTGGATGTTTTCATTACCGGTAATAGGGATGGATTTCGAAgaaccctcgtcctcctcctcacatgTAGCTTCTCCggcctcctcctcagctccttactgctcctctacctcctcttcAGCCTGAACTATGACCTGCCAGTGGCGGCGGGGATCGCCGCCTGCGTCGAGGCGCTACTGACGGTTGCCCTCTTCCTATCAAAGAGGGTACGGTGCCTGGCGGTTCTCTTCGTGATATCCATTTTCATGAAAAAGAGCCGGAACCTGCTGCTGACCGCTGGGACCAGTTTAGTGGTTCTGAGAAACATCCGCAACACCCTGGAAAACACCACGGCGCTGGTCCGGAGCATGATTTGCAACCTGAAGGCCAAGAAAGCGGCGGCGGTCGCTCCGTTCAGTAGCTACGTGGAGGTGTTGAAGTGGCTCGGCGAGGTGCTCAGGGGGGTCACGGACTTGGGGGTGGTGAACCTCAGCTCCCGCCTCAAGGTGTCCCCCAGACTGGAGTCAGACAAATTCCGGTGGAAACTGAGCGAAGCGGAGCAGAAGCTGAACGACACTGTGAGGCGCGCGCAGTCCCTGCTGAGCGCCGTCTCCTCCGTGACCGACAAGATGTTCCCCGCCGCGAGCTTCCTGCTGCTCGCGCTCTTCATAGCGCTGCACGTCAAAAGGTACCGCGGCGACGCCAGGTACCAAAACCGGTTCGTGAGCGGCAGGTTCGTGGGTTTCGACGGGAAGCGGAGGACGGAGGGGAAGCCCCACGTGCTGCCGCTCACGccgcaggaggagaagctgtaCGCCGGCGCCGCCTCGGCCCGGCCCACCGCCGCAGAGGGCAGGGCGGCGCTGAAATTTGGCGTCCCAGTTGTTACCCATTTTGTGGCTTGGGTCATATTCATAACTATGGACGCCTTGTTGTACTGCTTTGTTGACATTGTAACGAGGAAGTTATCAGAGCTGGAGCCGCTCCATGTCCCGCTGCTCATGAGCATCACAGTAAGTGCGTTTGTCAAAGAACCTCTCATGGATTTGTTCCAGAAACTGAACATGAATTCATTTATCTCCTCAGGGGATTGCGACGTTAATGGGCATCCCGCTTGGCGAGGAAAGCCATCGGAAAGACTTCTCCTACTCTGTGACCCTGTTTGAGAAGAAATGCCTTCCTAAGCCCAAGCTGCTGCTCTACAAGTCCGTCGTTCCTCTGACTGGCATCCTGCTCGCCCTGTTCGTCATGGCTCTGATGGCTGCCAAAGTGGCCCGGCTCCGGCTGATGGTCTGCGAGCGATTCTTCCCCGGCGCCGCGCAGGAGAGGGTGGAGTACCTCCACGCCAAAATCCTCAGGAAGAGACGCAAGAAGAGGGAGGGGCGAGACACCTGCAGCCTCTCATCGCTCTACTTGAAGGTATCGATTATTGCCTCCGCGGGGTAAGTTCGTACATCTCGTTGCGTGATGCTGAAGTTGTTTGTCGTCTCCTTTCAGCCACATTTCTGGTGCCCGCTGCTCTTCAGGCCCAAAGCGGATCCGCCAAGCGTCGTGTAAGGGGAGTTATGCTTTtagctgcatgttttttttctattctctgattaaaaaaaagaagaagaagaagaaggaggaggaggaggacaacttTGAACAACGGACTCCTCGTCCCCGATGATCCTGTTGTTCCAGcattcttttaaaatgaacttgTACCGTATGAACAAAGTGACTGAACCCTACCAGTTTATGTCTAAGCTCTCTGGTCAAACGTCAGCGTTGCTCCTGCTACAGTCAGGCTGGAGACCAAATGCTACACTGTGCTGCACTGTTTGTAGATCTGATCAAAgatttttaatattgtttaaaaCTATAACATTCAGTAAAATAAGCTGCTTTCCATTATTTATTGATGATTGAAATCGTATATTCCAGGTTGAGACTGTTGTGTTTTAACTCAGGTCCCCGGGTAGTTGATAAATGTGTTCCACGAGGATCAATAACTGGCCGTCTGCtatttattaatgttatttatcTTCCAAGTGAccattgaaatgttttattttataaaaattaATGCTCGCTCCAAACTCAAGAGCATCAAGTTTGATGTTAAGACTCTGATCTAGTGGAAGTCTAACAGACACAGTGATGCAATCCATCGTAGTACATGTAATGGATTATGGAGGTATACGGTTTTCACATTGAACAATCAGATCCTCAGATCACGGAAAAGGATCGATTCTTAAGTACTGCTTGAACTAGGAACTAGTTGTTTAAATCATCTGGAAAAATCAGTGAAGAACTgatattctgtgtgtgtaaatatatttctttcaGATATCAATTTATGGCACATTAAAGTAATAAATGTGCTGCATCCTTGACTCCACCTCAACTGTGTCCTTGTTATTCAGCTGAGTGACTTACCTCATTAGACATAACAGGCCCCATGTGCAAATTGGCAATACTTGTTACCATGTAGAATTGTTAACAGACGCCTCATATAAACATTAACAATCGCCACCCAATTACAAACCATCAACCAATTCAAACCAGAAGAGCACCCGGCAACTAGAACAGTACATTTATGGACGTTACATTATGTTCATTATGTAACATGCGGATGACATTATTCTGTGATGAATATATCTCTACGTGATCGTCAAGATGACCAAACAGCCAAATTAACAATGACTTTTGTTTAATAACCATGGAGTTGTGACGGTAGCAGTAAATCCTGTTATTCGTGACTTCTCTACACTGTCTGTCTAACATGACCGAGGaagcaaaagaaaatacaaaacagtgTCAGGCTTCTATATTTCACCTCATGTTTAATTCTCCCCTGCAGAGAATAGGACAGTAATATTTGCTTACATAATCTAAGACAGATGCCTCCTACGTGTGCAGGAACAGCTCCGTCCTCCTTCCACTGTCGCTGCTCATTAACATCTCGCTGCTACGCATTTCTCCTTCCAATTCTTCTGAAATAACTTGTTCACCCATTCTTTATAAGTGTATTTTAGTTGTCTCAGATATGGAAGAACATtccatgttattttatttaaatcagcGGTGGACATTGGACAAAATGAATAGTTTGTAAAAGTTTATATTGCAGTTTTCTGACATTGTTGTGTAGGAGGAACCTTCTCAGGATGCACCAGGACAAATTAGTCTTTATTTGCATGTGTTCCCGCATTGTTTCTGCTGTTATTGTGTTTGGCATTAAAGTAGCTTCTACAAGCAGCTGTGTCAGCTTATTGTGAATGTGTTCAGACCAGTCAGACTTAGTAAAACAGGAACAACATCACAACTAATAATCGGGATAAAAGCCCGATGAGCATTTGTGGATTCCATAGTGCCAGAGACGGCTGATTATACAacaatataaatacacaatagAACATTCTCACATGTGGcctcattttaattttaaaaaggaaaggcAAATACCTATTCCGGCTTAAGTTAACACCTTCTTTCATTCAAGAGAAGAATTATGTTGATTTCATTTAGATTTAGTTTATCgcgtacatttaaaaaaagtcaaatcaacATGAAAATGAATCATGTATTTGCTCTggttatttactttttaaaatgcagtgaGGAACACTTGGTGATACTCCACTGTGCAGCCCTCCCGCCGGCCCGGGCCGGAGGGGGGAAGCGGTGCAGCTCCGgtgggggggcgtggcctcctGTGACTCACACGCTGCCACTGACCCGTGTGGCTACGTGATGAGCTCACATTAGGTCTCAACTGGCCCTGTGGCCAAAAACCACGGCGGCACGCCAGCCCGATAGGAAGCCGCGCCGTGATGCTCGGTGACGGCCGCAGACGTTCTTTTGTTGTCCCGTGGGAAGCAACGCAGAGCTGCAGCGCACGTCATCACGTGCCATCCACC
This genomic stretch from Gasterosteus aculeatus chromosome 20, fGasAcu3.hap1.1, whole genome shotgun sequence harbors:
- the dcstamp gene encoding dendritic cell-specific transmembrane protein, which produces MHENRRGAQHHSEAVVLECCPHPSSPHVQPSSMSRRLFPLIALKRSLEDIGYLAVDVFITGNRDGFRRTLVLLLTCSFSGLLLSSLLLLYLLFSLNYDLPVAAGIAACVEALLTVALFLSKRVRCLAVLFVISIFMKKSRNLLLTAGTSLVVLRNIRNTLENTTALVRSMICNLKAKKAAAVAPFSSYVEVLKWLGEVLRGVTDLGVVNLSSRLKVSPRLESDKFRWKLSEAEQKLNDTVRRAQSLLSAVSSVTDKMFPAASFLLLALFIALHVKRYRGDARYQNRFVSGRFVGFDGKRRTEGKPHVLPLTPQEEKLYAGAASARPTAAEGRAALKFGVPVVTHFVAWVIFITMDALLYCFVDIVTRKLSELEPLHVPLLMSITGIATLMGIPLGEESHRKDFSYSVTLFEKKCLPKPKLLLYKSVVPLTGILLALFVMALMAAKVARLRLMVCERFFPGAAQERVEYLHAKILRKRRKKREGRDTCSLSSLYLKPHFWCPLLFRPKADPPSVV